The following proteins are co-located in the Rhodococcus opacus B4 genome:
- a CDS encoding NUDIX hydrolase gives MSSTRGKPVKANIFAAGAVLWRKSPENPDEIEVALIHRPKYEDWSFPKGKLDPGETAVVAALREVEEETGIRGRLGRHLGALTYPIPGHRRLKRVEYWAAEARAGEFVPNSEVDEMRWLPVSEVADQLSYPMDRKMLRRFTAGPPDTATVLLVRHAKAGSRKRYKGDDSTRPLDANGVLQADALVAQLEAFGATDITSADRTRCTQTVEPLARALDTTVRLDPLLSEESYTADPAATRTRVRKIAALGGVQVICSQGGVIPDLLDWWADIDGVALPPARNRKGSTWVLSLSGGKLIAADHIDSPLPPTRKD, from the coding sequence GTGAGCAGTACTCGCGGCAAACCGGTCAAGGCCAATATCTTCGCGGCGGGAGCAGTGCTGTGGCGAAAGTCTCCCGAGAATCCCGACGAAATCGAGGTCGCGCTCATTCACCGGCCCAAATATGAGGACTGGTCGTTTCCCAAGGGAAAACTCGACCCCGGCGAAACCGCGGTGGTGGCAGCGCTACGCGAGGTGGAAGAGGAGACGGGTATTCGCGGGCGTCTCGGCAGGCATCTCGGCGCGTTGACCTATCCGATTCCCGGGCACCGCCGGTTGAAACGCGTCGAATACTGGGCGGCCGAGGCCCGCGCCGGCGAATTCGTCCCCAACAGCGAGGTGGACGAGATGCGCTGGCTTCCCGTATCCGAGGTGGCCGACCAGCTGTCGTATCCCATGGATCGCAAGATGCTCCGCCGGTTCACGGCGGGGCCGCCCGACACCGCGACCGTCCTCCTGGTCCGGCATGCCAAGGCGGGAAGCCGGAAACGGTACAAGGGCGACGACTCCACCCGGCCACTGGATGCGAACGGCGTACTCCAGGCCGACGCCCTCGTAGCCCAGCTCGAGGCTTTCGGGGCCACCGACATCACGTCGGCCGACCGGACGCGGTGCACGCAGACGGTCGAGCCACTGGCCCGCGCGTTGGACACGACCGTCCGGTTGGATCCGCTGCTGTCCGAGGAGAGTTACACCGCCGACCCGGCAGCCACCCGCACCCGGGTACGCAAGATCGCCGCGCTCGGCGGCGTCCAGGTGATCTGCAGTCAGGGTGGCGTCATTCCCGACCTGCTCGACTGGTGGGCGGACATCGACGGCGTCGCACTCCCCCCGGCGCGGAACAGAAAGGGGAGCACCTGGGTGCTCTCACTGTCGGGCGGCAAACTCATCGCCGCCGACCACATCGACAGTCCGCTTCCCCCCACGCGGAAGGACTGA
- a CDS encoding RNA degradosome polyphosphate kinase: MSNREALDHPTDVDGKNGTRDGIVTANPTNVPMAPPAATSALTSALTDGLPEDRYLNRELSWLDFNARVLALAEDTSLPLLERAKFLAIFASNLDEFFMVRVAGLKRRDETGLSVRSADGLSPREQLSLIATRTQEISEKAARVFLDSVRPALAAEGISIIGWDELTDDDRVRLSVHFQDQIFPVLTPLAVDHAHPFPYISGLSLNLAVTVKDALTGGEHFARVKVPDNVGRFVRVRRDETPSSVDAFLPLEDLISAHLDMLFPGMEIVEHHAFRITRNADFEVEEDRDEDLLQALERELARRRFGSPVRLEVADDMTEHMLDLLLRELDVDPGDVIQVPGLLDLSCLWQVYAVDRPALKDAPFVPATHPAFGERETPKSVFSTLRDGDVLVHHPYDSFSTSVQRFIEQAAADPQVLAIKQTLYRTSGDSPIVDALITAAEAGKQVVALVEIKARFDEQANIKWARKLEHAGVHVVYGLVGLKTHCKTCLVVRREGSTIRRYCHIGTGNYNPKTARLYEDIGLLTAAPEIGADLTDLFNSLTGYSRKTQYRNLLVAPYGVRRGIIERIDDEIAHKLRGEDAGILLKANALVDEQVIDALYRASRAGVPVEIVVRGICALKPGVPGLSENIHVRSILGRFLEHSRVFHFRGADEFWIGSADMMHRNLDRRVEVMAQVKDPRLTAQIGEIVDSALDPVTRCWVLGPDGRWVPSPAHGEEVRDHQEAMMRKRMGTGS; the protein is encoded by the coding sequence GTGAGTAACCGAGAAGCACTCGATCACCCGACCGACGTCGACGGAAAGAACGGAACCCGCGACGGCATCGTCACCGCCAACCCCACGAACGTTCCGATGGCTCCCCCCGCTGCGACGAGTGCCCTCACGAGCGCGCTGACCGACGGGCTCCCCGAAGATCGTTACCTCAACCGTGAACTCAGTTGGCTCGATTTCAACGCCCGGGTGCTCGCCCTCGCCGAGGACACGTCGCTGCCGCTGCTCGAGCGCGCGAAATTCCTCGCCATCTTCGCGTCCAATCTCGACGAGTTCTTCATGGTCCGGGTCGCCGGTCTCAAGCGCCGCGACGAGACCGGCCTGTCCGTGCGATCCGCCGACGGCCTGTCCCCCCGCGAGCAACTCTCGCTGATCGCGACCCGCACCCAGGAGATCTCGGAGAAGGCCGCGCGGGTGTTCCTCGACTCCGTGCGTCCCGCGCTTGCCGCCGAAGGGATCTCCATCATCGGATGGGACGAACTCACCGACGACGACCGCGTGCGACTGTCGGTGCATTTCCAGGACCAGATCTTCCCCGTGCTCACCCCGCTCGCCGTCGATCACGCCCATCCGTTCCCCTACATCAGCGGCCTGAGTCTCAACCTCGCCGTGACGGTGAAGGATGCGCTCACGGGTGGGGAACACTTTGCGAGGGTCAAGGTTCCGGACAACGTGGGCAGGTTCGTCCGCGTCCGCCGCGACGAGACACCGTCCTCGGTCGACGCGTTCCTCCCCCTGGAAGATCTGATCTCCGCTCACCTCGACATGCTGTTCCCGGGCATGGAGATCGTCGAACACCACGCCTTCCGCATCACCCGCAACGCCGATTTCGAGGTCGAGGAAGACCGCGACGAGGATCTGCTGCAGGCGCTCGAGCGTGAATTGGCGCGCCGCCGCTTCGGTTCCCCGGTGCGGCTCGAGGTCGCCGACGACATGACCGAGCACATGCTCGACCTTCTGCTGCGCGAACTCGACGTCGATCCCGGCGACGTCATCCAGGTGCCCGGACTGCTCGACCTGTCGTGCCTGTGGCAGGTGTACGCCGTCGACCGCCCCGCCCTCAAGGACGCGCCGTTCGTGCCGGCGACGCATCCGGCGTTCGGCGAACGCGAAACACCCAAGAGCGTCTTCTCGACCCTCCGCGACGGCGACGTCCTCGTGCACCACCCGTACGACTCGTTCTCCACGAGCGTCCAGCGGTTCATCGAACAGGCCGCCGCCGACCCGCAGGTGCTGGCGATCAAGCAGACGCTCTACCGCACGTCCGGCGACTCCCCCATCGTCGACGCCTTGATCACCGCCGCCGAGGCAGGCAAACAGGTTGTCGCACTGGTCGAGATCAAGGCGCGATTCGACGAGCAGGCCAACATCAAGTGGGCCCGCAAGCTCGAACACGCCGGCGTGCACGTGGTGTACGGGTTGGTCGGGCTCAAGACCCATTGCAAGACGTGCCTCGTCGTGCGCCGCGAGGGGTCCACCATCCGGCGCTACTGCCACATCGGCACCGGCAACTACAACCCGAAGACGGCCCGCCTGTACGAAGACATCGGTCTGCTCACCGCCGCCCCCGAGATCGGCGCCGACCTCACCGACCTGTTCAATTCGCTCACCGGCTACTCGCGGAAAACGCAGTATCGCAACCTCCTCGTCGCGCCGTACGGTGTGCGCCGGGGAATCATCGAGCGGATCGACGATGAGATAGCGCACAAACTGCGGGGCGAAGACGCCGGAATCCTCCTGAAGGCCAACGCCTTGGTCGACGAACAGGTGATCGACGCGCTCTACCGGGCATCCCGGGCCGGTGTGCCCGTCGAAATCGTCGTGCGCGGCATCTGCGCCCTCAAGCCCGGAGTTCCCGGGCTGAGTGAGAACATCCACGTCCGGTCGATCCTCGGCCGTTTCCTCGAGCATTCGCGTGTCTTCCACTTCCGCGGCGCCGACGAGTTCTGGATCGGCAGCGCAGACATGATGCACCGCAACCTCGACCGACGCGTCGAGGTCATGGCGCAGGTGAAGGATCCCCGCCTCACCGCTCAGATCGGCGAGATCGTCGATTCGGCGCTCGATCCCGTCACGCGGTGCTGGGTACTCGGACCCGATGGCCGGTGGGTTCCGTCGCCGGCACACGGCGAGGAGGTCCGGGACCACCAGGAGGCCATGATGCGTAAACGAATGGGCACCGGATCCTGA
- a CDS encoding HU family DNA-binding protein: MNKAELIDVLTEKLGTDRRTATEAVEHVVDTIVRAVHRGDSVTITGFGVFEQRRRAARVARNPRTGETVKVKPTSVPAFRPGAQFKAVIAGGQKLPATGPAVKRGAAAPATKAAAKKAAAKKTAAKKTAAKKAPAKTAAAKKTVAKKVAPAKTAAAKKTVAKKVAPAKTAAAKKTAAKKAPAKTAAAKKTVAKKVAPAKTAAAKKTAAKKAPAKTAAKKTAAKKAPAKRAK; the protein is encoded by the coding sequence ATGAATAAGGCAGAGCTCATCGATGTTCTGACCGAGAAACTGGGCACGGACAGGCGCACGGCAACGGAAGCTGTCGAGCATGTCGTGGACACGATCGTCCGGGCAGTGCACCGCGGCGACAGCGTGACCATCACCGGTTTCGGCGTCTTCGAGCAGCGGCGTCGCGCGGCACGTGTCGCACGTAACCCGCGCACGGGTGAGACCGTCAAGGTCAAGCCGACGTCGGTGCCGGCGTTCCGTCCGGGCGCTCAGTTCAAGGCGGTTATCGCTGGCGGCCAGAAGCTTCCGGCCACCGGTCCGGCAGTCAAGCGCGGTGCAGCGGCGCCCGCCACCAAGGCTGCTGCCAAGAAGGCTGCTGCCAAGAAGACGGCAGCGAAGAAGACGGCAGCAAAGAAGGCTCCGGCCAAGACCGCGGCAGCGAAGAAGACCGTCGCGAAGAAGGTCGCTCCCGCGAAGACCGCGGCAGCGAAGAAGACCGTCGCGAAGAAGGTCGCTCCCGCGAAGACCGCGGCAGCGAAGAAGACGGCAGCAAAGAAGGCTCCGGCCAAGACCGCGGCAGCGAAGAAGACCGTCGCGAAGAAGGTCGCTCCTGCCAAGACCGCGGCAGCCAAGAAGACGGCAGCAAAGAAGGCTCCGGCCAAGACGGCTGCAAAGAAGACGGCAGCAAAGAAGGCGCCTGCAAAGCGCGCCAAGTAA
- a CDS encoding NAD(P)H-dependent glycerol-3-phosphate dehydrogenase, translating to MSKAAVLGAGSWGTAFAKVLADAGTDVTVWARRAEIAESIVSRHENVDYLPGIALPPSLTATDDARAALDGADIVVLAVPSQSLRDNLQVWSPMIPANSTMLSLAKGIETGTLMRMSQVIVQVTGADPGRVAVLSGPNLAREIAIGQPAATVVACTDSTRALELQKASATGYFRPYTNSDVIGCEIGGACKNVIALACGMASGIGLGENTIASIITRGLAEIIRLGVALGAKPATLAGLAGVGDLVATCTSPLSRNRSFGERLGQGGSIESAQAATHGQVAEGVKSCSSVRALAASYDVEMPLTDAVHRVCHEGLVVQDAIGQLLGRRTKPE from the coding sequence GTGAGCAAGGCTGCGGTACTGGGAGCGGGTTCATGGGGGACTGCATTTGCGAAGGTCCTGGCTGACGCGGGGACCGATGTCACCGTGTGGGCGCGACGCGCCGAGATCGCCGAATCGATCGTGTCGCGCCACGAGAACGTGGACTATCTGCCGGGCATTGCCCTGCCTCCGTCGTTGACCGCCACCGACGACGCGCGGGCCGCGCTCGACGGCGCCGACATCGTCGTCCTCGCGGTGCCGTCGCAGTCGCTGCGCGACAACTTGCAGGTCTGGAGTCCGATGATTCCCGCGAACTCGACCATGCTGAGTCTCGCCAAGGGCATCGAAACCGGCACCCTGATGCGGATGAGTCAGGTGATCGTTCAGGTCACCGGCGCCGATCCGGGGCGCGTCGCCGTGTTGTCCGGGCCCAATCTGGCCCGGGAGATCGCGATCGGCCAGCCGGCGGCCACGGTCGTCGCGTGCACGGATTCGACGCGGGCGCTCGAACTGCAGAAGGCCTCGGCCACCGGATACTTCCGGCCGTACACGAATTCGGACGTCATCGGCTGCGAGATCGGCGGCGCCTGCAAGAACGTCATCGCCCTCGCCTGCGGTATGGCGTCGGGAATCGGTTTGGGAGAGAACACGATTGCGAGCATCATCACTCGCGGTCTCGCCGAGATCATCCGGCTCGGAGTTGCGCTCGGTGCGAAACCCGCCACCCTTGCGGGCCTCGCCGGGGTGGGTGATCTGGTCGCGACGTGCACGTCGCCCCTGTCCCGGAATCGGTCGTTCGGGGAGCGTCTCGGTCAGGGCGGATCGATCGAGAGCGCTCAGGCGGCCACCCACGGTCAGGTCGCCGAGGGCGTCAAATCGTGTTCGTCGGTGCGTGCCCTGGCCGCCAGTTACGACGTCGAGATGCCGCTGACCGACGCCGTGCACCGGGTGTGCCACGAGGGCCTCGTGGTGCAGGACGCGATCGGTCAGCTGCTCGGCCGCCGCACGAAGCCGGAGTGA
- a CDS encoding cystathionine gamma-lyase: MSGDSTRCVKAVAVEQVPGSPMQRGPVFAAPYQLSADEGTETDTYARASNPGWRDLESALAALEGAAGALVVGSGMSAITVVLRSLLTAGDTVVVPSDGYYQVRAYARERLEPMGITVHELRTADMAGEGAAALLASAEGTTVVVAETPANPSLDVVDLRAVSEQCANAGAVLVVDNTTATPLGQQPLELGADVVVASGTKTLSGHSDLLMGYIAASDADFLAGMERERALSGTVLGPFETWLAHRSLGTAGLRFERQCANALALATVLETHPAAHRVRYPGLPGDPAHAVAAGQMSRFGGLVTFEVDSADRFHRLVAGSDLLVPATSFGGIHTSADRRARWGDPVPDGFVRLSCGIEDTDDLVADLESALSAL, translated from the coding sequence GTGAGTGGTGATTCGACCCGCTGCGTCAAAGCCGTTGCAGTGGAACAGGTTCCAGGTTCGCCGATGCAGAGGGGGCCGGTTTTCGCGGCGCCCTATCAGCTGAGCGCGGACGAGGGGACCGAAACCGACACCTACGCGCGCGCCTCCAACCCGGGCTGGCGCGACCTCGAGTCGGCGCTGGCGGCGCTCGAGGGCGCCGCAGGCGCACTGGTCGTCGGCTCCGGGATGTCGGCGATCACCGTCGTGCTGCGGAGTCTTCTCACCGCCGGTGACACCGTCGTCGTGCCGTCGGACGGCTACTACCAGGTGCGCGCGTACGCGCGGGAGCGTCTGGAGCCGATGGGCATCACCGTGCACGAACTGCGGACTGCCGACATGGCCGGCGAAGGGGCCGCCGCACTGCTGGCCTCCGCGGAGGGGACGACGGTCGTGGTGGCCGAGACCCCGGCCAACCCGTCCCTGGACGTGGTGGATCTGCGGGCCGTCTCCGAGCAGTGCGCGAACGCGGGCGCCGTTCTCGTGGTGGACAACACGACCGCCACCCCGCTCGGCCAGCAACCGCTCGAGCTCGGCGCGGACGTCGTAGTCGCCAGCGGCACAAAGACTCTGAGTGGTCACAGCGATCTGCTCATGGGGTACATCGCTGCGTCGGACGCCGATTTCCTGGCCGGTATGGAACGGGAGAGGGCGCTGTCGGGCACGGTGCTGGGCCCCTTCGAGACGTGGCTCGCCCACCGGAGCCTCGGCACGGCGGGTCTGCGATTCGAGCGGCAATGCGCCAACGCCCTGGCGCTCGCGACCGTGCTGGAGACGCACCCGGCGGCCCACCGCGTCCGCTACCCGGGGCTGCCCGGTGATCCCGCGCATGCCGTCGCCGCCGGGCAGATGAGCCGGTTCGGCGGGCTGGTGACGTTCGAGGTCGACTCCGCCGACCGGTTCCACCGGCTCGTCGCCGGCAGCGACCTCCTCGTACCGGCGACGAGTTTCGGTGGCATCCACACCAGCGCCGACCGCCGGGCCCGATGGGGTGACCCCGTGCCCGACGGGTTCGTGCGGCTCTCGTGTGGAATCGAGGACACCGACGACCTCGTCGCCGATCTCGAGAGTGCACTGTC
- the cofC gene encoding 2-phospho-L-lactate guanylyltransferase — protein sequence MAPRAHVLVAVKELHAAKTRLSGVFDTDDRTGLVLSMLRDTLAVVSDVATVVGVTVVTPDPAVARLARSVGAHVYADPAPVAAGDPADEGGTEHGLNAALAAAAEHVRRNESGVDVVALQADLPSLRGGEFGEALAAARTGGRSVVVDHHGTGTAALFSCDPEVPLDPRFGPGSAKRHLESGARPLDGHWPGLRTDVDTADDLDAAQALGVGPATRAALDALEHSAPSHCGNE from the coding sequence GTGGCGCCGCGCGCGCACGTACTCGTCGCGGTGAAGGAACTCCACGCGGCCAAGACGCGACTGTCGGGTGTCTTCGACACGGACGACCGCACCGGACTGGTGCTGTCGATGCTGCGCGACACCCTGGCGGTCGTCAGCGACGTCGCGACGGTCGTCGGCGTCACCGTGGTCACGCCGGACCCCGCGGTGGCCCGGCTCGCCCGCAGCGTCGGCGCCCACGTCTACGCCGATCCCGCCCCCGTTGCTGCCGGCGACCCGGCGGACGAGGGCGGCACCGAGCACGGTCTCAACGCGGCACTGGCCGCCGCGGCCGAGCACGTGCGCCGCAACGAGAGCGGCGTCGACGTCGTCGCGCTGCAGGCCGACCTTCCGTCTCTGCGCGGAGGCGAATTCGGCGAAGCACTCGCCGCGGCGAGAACCGGCGGCAGGTCGGTGGTCGTCGATCATCACGGCACCGGAACGGCCGCACTCTTCTCCTGCGACCCGGAGGTTCCCCTCGATCCCCGGTTCGGTCCGGGGTCGGCGAAGCGGCATCTCGAATCCGGCGCGCGCCCCCTCGACGGGCACTGGCCGGGGTTGCGGACCGACGTCGACACCGCCGACGATCTCGATGCCGCTCAGGCTCTCGGCGTCGGACCTGCGACGCGTGCCGCACTCGACGCCCTCGAACACAGCGCGCCCTCGCACTGCGGAAACGAGTAG